In Miscanthus floridulus cultivar M001 chromosome 19, ASM1932011v1, whole genome shotgun sequence, the DNA window actacaaaacaattacttgcaaattcattagtcaaatttggttgtgttggtcatcaaacaccaaaattcaaagtaaatgggcctagggactatttttcttacaatctccccctttttggtaatcgaTGAcgacacgaccaaaacaagcaaataataaaaattttagaatataaaaactatttacttgctaagATGCAATgcgaagggcaaggttatatgatgctaaaagataccacatctctccatgtggcattatggatttaagcctccccctaactccataatccactatcctccctttctcggaccattaccacttgtaaattattaccattaccacttgtaaattattatgatcgggcttgcttttggtcctacaaattctccctctttggaataaaaaaccaaaaaggaagacattagtagcacaagggagggtcaaactttgtgatcctttgtacgtggagtggaataggtcataaaatttgactctcacattacatagactaagcttcccctaaatatatgcatacatatgaaggagaatatagtttatgcataattggcaaattaatgctcaagggagtttaatctatataatgcatggagaaagcatataaataccaaagtgaaatcaacattatgatatcggtttagaaatacgacatgtggaaaccaatttgattaataccacttgcaataggtggtggatatttgaagtatgatgcttaactccggggactccattttccttgcaatgagactactacacacatgataatcttgaaaaggtgttagtctcaaagcatccaacttgtagagtaacctccccctaaatttatgcacacaagtatggaatatttgtaggagacatgcacattgattttagaataaaaaataccacttaaaagatgatatcacatgaatgtgagaatcatttttgaaagtgatatttgagagaaattatctacaatttgaactttgtcacatattagatgaacaattgtaaaacaagctatgtgccgtgctcctaaacaatttaaatcaTGTAGATTTGCTCCatgggttaagagtgaaaccgagcaagcctaccataagatatacctagtgtatgcaagataaaagattaaacatgcaaatgcaaacctaggcatgaaaaggaactagatgctaattgagattacaaaaaattaaatctagttacctaacatggcaAGGGGAgtttgggtctatagtattcactaacccacttagtAATTACCTCattcataatgatgcaccccataaaatgcacccatactttgccaagtcttcaaattccccaaagtccatcggacttctcacttccctttaggGATTCAAaatttcttggtgctcttcatgttgaaaatAATCTCCTTTGACACTCAAAtacgtttggccccattgttggattgcttgttcaccttgatggccaccaccttgtcatttttcttcttcttcaagagataaggtgtggaggcctttttgtccaccttgttggtgtaggtgttggagagcttgcttgtttccttttttttctctttcttcttagctcctcccccattcttcaccttgcactcataggacttgtggccttcctagtggcatacgtagcaaaccatagtttgtccttcatcaaactTCTTCACtcacttgacggtgttatcttgaagcTAGGCTTGCTCCGtattgcctttcacttgagtcaagtccttggtgaggcaagccacttcttgcttgagttgctcattctccattgcgacctcttgtggCATGTTTctataacaactttctcaacacaaacttggttgcacaagggtgattctaaacataaatcattacaaaaagtagaggcatcctttttaggcatgtcaaagattgaacctttctttttaggtgcctcgatGGGGGTTATACCGATGGCTTTAAGAtttgcaactttattagttagctcatcacaatgtttgcacatggtttccattttagcgagcaaacttttataagcatcttgtgagctagctaacttttcctttaatttttcattttttctttgcaagttgctcatcattgattgtgcaattatttgtgtttgcactagtctcaagttgctcaattttagtagatagttcaatattgagattagcaaatgtctcatattgttcaagcaaggttttatatgcttcttgtgaactatctactttttcttgcaacatttttagcttctttggttggctagtgcaagccttagcatagttaagattttcttgcataagttcattaagagaagacatttcatcatcactatcactctcactagaggatgagctttcgttacctcatgccataagacacacacgagaagagcttgatgatgagtgcttgtggccgcacctcttgtggtggtcttcttcttcacttgaagaatcgtccaatgaccttattgatgtgagggctttgttcttgcacgccttcttctttgttttgagtgtgggcttgtttggacaaactttcataaagtgccccaactcgctgcatccatagcatcctttctttctttgctcatttctttgattggtgaagataaaatcttgaatttgaatgggcacacccttgacattgagtctttggatcatcttttccaccttgttgataagcttgatagattctttatcaaggttggaggtggagaaggaagattgatcatcatcattcgattcttcatcgtcatcatcctcatctttttcttcatcttcacttgaggagcttgagcttgtctcaacttgcttgcccttcatcttcttttctcactatatgtgagagctttgcctttgcttgatgaagagacttcttcttgacccatcatGCGTGACATTTctaatgccactatcttgccaatgactatggctaaGGTCATGGTgttcaagtcctccatgttgtgaaggatggtgatgatgcttgcatatttcttttgtggtagcatggagatgatcttcctcatgatgtccgcattatctagctttgttaatcctattgaatggagctcattgataattagattcaaacaagaatacatatcacgaacaagctcatcatcattcattttaaaggaatcataattttgtttagctggacaatatttttgctcacggacattagttgtgccatcatgaagctcttggagttttaaccaaatttcatatgccatatttaaagtgaacacttgattaaacacatccatgctaaaagattcaaacaagcaatttttagctctagcattaaaatgaatttctttttcttcactctttgtgggtttatcgggattcttaatgggtttcatcctgtcacgagtgactctccaaacacccaaatctaccacctcaaagtgacaagccattctagctttatagtaggggaagttagtgccatcaaagtgcggaggcctagaggtatccatcccaaccactctaaatagtgtcggctcaacgacggtgaagccaaagatccaaattgagccaaccggctccgataccaattgaaagggactgtgacgcctaagaggggggatgaattaggcaacttaaaactccaactctaaactatggcctctttttctaaccttagtaaaacctatgcaaaaagataaactatctaaatgtgcaactacaattttgatagtgtgttgctatctctaccgtaaaaaagagttatgcaaacaatgtaaatacggaagctaaagagtaagatagagatatacaaacttccgtcgacaactccggtatttttactgaggtatcgagaagcgcgcaagcttttccTAAGtccccgttggagcccctcgcaaggaatccctcgtaagagccaagctctcggtcgggtaactctgttgATAGCCTCAGTCCTtcccccacgcgcaagtgggtctccgacgtgccttccgacaagcctctcccggatactccctaccgtcttcactatcaagcttctggccgaaccgccgtgggccttgttcccttcagtacatggtggtggccacaccacaaacgcggttgatgtgatctcataagactataggcccctctaatgtacaacaatggtgcatgcaagcaccgagtggtaagatatgtgcaaacctcactaaacactaggcctaacctagagcaagcgcataagcggtggtctaatcaacctaagcacttcgcaaagcacctacgctaatcacctaatgaaccactaagcactatgcaagtggagattactaaaatggtgtatcaacacccttggtatatttcctcagctctccacatctcaaatgaccggttgggggtctatttataaaccccatagagaaagtagccgttggggacgaaacctagctttctgctattGAGCacacgctgctgtcgtcctgaccggacgcgtctggtcgttcCGATCATTAAAGCTAGAGTGTTGATCAAACTCGGCGCTGAGTCTGGTCActtgccaccagacgcgtccggtcgcgtttgtgcctctctagaacctttttggaaccgatcggacgctgctgcctGGTGTGTCCGGTGATCCATCtgccgcgtccggtcacactgaaggTGTTGCCGAGATGATGAACAGTGCTATCATCGCGTCAGGTCTTGTTTCttctttagcgtccggtcgcctgctgACGCTTGCCGCTGTCTCAGACTAcccatcggacatgtccggtccttACGAAGGGCGCGTCAGGTCATCTCTGCCATGCTTGTTTCTTCACggtcttgcgtccggcttggttcctatcttcgtgcttcgactttgcttgatatcttgggtcttctcttgtgcttctagggtcttgcttttggtgttgatcgtgggatcatcatgtcgctttcgtctaagtcacgtcttgcaccctattgaactataaaacaattacttgcaaatttattagtccaatttggttgtgttggtcatcaaataccaaaatccaaagtaaatgggcctagggtccattttccttacacaacaGTTCTCCCAAAATCTCCCTCTGTCTCTATAAAACTGTTATATTAGGAACAACTATGTTTTTTCTTGCTGCAGCAGTTCCCCaatatttctttcttttttgtggCCACTTATATTTTCCTTATCTCTCCTCGAAGAAAGGGGGAGATACAACTCCCCCAATATAATGGGGACTATTCCAATTACCACTTTTCAGCCATATTTTCTCTTACACCCTCATGGGACCCACCTTTTATATGGGTATTGGGTAGATATATTAAGGTACTGTTGCAGCATCTCCCCAATAAATCTAGAAAGTGATATTGGGCTATCCCAATACCATTTTATTGGAGGAGTTGTATTGAGGGaccgttggagatgctcttaaccCCCTTTTAAAATGGGGAGAGCCGTAGACTCGGACGCTTAACAGCAGTTGCATTTTTCATGGTCGTGGTTTGGTCATTGATATGTTCTGAATCTGCTTCACGCAGCATAATGAACAAGGGATAAATGGGATTGTACCTCTCGGCCTGACTATCGAGACACATTTTTGGTGTTAAAACAAAACTAATATATGCTATAACAACATAATTTTGTTTAATCTACAAATAAACAGACAAACAAACCCTAGTATTCTCAACATAAGCGTAGGTTAAAAGAAAGATAACCAGACTAGATATTAGTCTGAATAGGCCTGGTTACGCTGGTGAGCAGGATTTGTAGACGGTGCTGATTGCCACATTAAAGACCCCGGTAGAGACAAGTCATCAAAAGAAGATGGATGCTCCCTAGAAGAAGAAAAACAGACGTTGGGCCAATAGAAAAACCTAAAGGACAAAGCGAAGTTTCCATTCAAATATATTTGCCACACCAATCATGCCACCTTTTCCCTCTCCGCGTCCAATGGTTCTTAGGCTTGCCGAGTCATGAGCAGATCCGATCAGACAAGTTGTTTCCTTTTTCCTAGATACACACTAAGACACCATCCATCTAATCTAATAACAACATGAAAGCATGCATGAGATAGCCAAATTATGCATTtgcatgctctctctctctctcctcttgtTCCCATTTCCATGCTCTCGTGCCCACTAATAGGTCTTTCCACGTTAAAGGTGACCAAAAAAACCATTTTTAATTTTCTCCCCTCTTTGATTAAATTTTCTTTCTCCCCTATCCTCTCCTCTCCGTCCATCACACCACCACAATACCAAGCATTAGTACTATATATACTACTAAATTGAAAGGAGAAAAAAGCAAGTGACACTTTCGCCGCCTCACTGCTCCCACCCATGCTCATTGCTCACCTCATGGGCACGGCATCCGCCACCCTCCTCCTTCCCCAGCTCAAAGTGCGGCACACATTCACCACCCACCAACTCTCTCTTCTGTACGTTACGCCCAAGCAATCAACAATGGCGGCCGTCATGCCAGCGACACCGACCACGCCGAtgacggcggcgacgacgacggtgcCGCTGCCCAACTACCAGGTGTCCGGCGTGGGCGGCGTAGCTGCAGCGGCGCCGCGGCACGGCGCCTCGTCGGGGTCATCAGGCTCCGTCGGCGCCTTCTTCGGGATGCTGGCCGCGGTGCTCGTCCTCACCGTGCTCTCCTGTGTCTTCGGCCGGGTGTGCGCCGCGCAGGCCCAGGGGCCCGACGAGTCCTACGACTGCACCAGGCTGGCGCGCTGGCGCAGGAGCGCGCACCGGCGCCGCCCAGTGGTGCCAGCCGCGGAGACAAAGCAGCCGGCTGCGCCGCCACTGCCGCTGCCGGAGCCGTGACACGTGACGTGACCGGGCGCTCAGCGGCTCAAGTTCTTTGCTCCTTTGCTGCCCTTAATTGCAGGTTAGTATGGTAGTAATACAGAACGGAAATAAAACAAATGTTGTAAATCCATGTAATGTTGAACCTTGTGTTTTCTTCGTGTCACTGTTTAAAGCTTATTTACCTCTTGGTTCACTTATTCACTTTTCATACAGTAAGACTTGTATTTATCTTAGTTCCAGACAAAATTGTTTTTGCCATTCTGACCCGCAATTAACAGTTGAATCAAATCAGGAAGTGTTGTTTTCACATAGAAAGTGGTTTTCCTCCAAAATGCCCATTTTCCTTCCACTTAATCAGTACTC includes these proteins:
- the LOC136527122 gene encoding uncharacterized protein, with translation MGTASATLLLPQLKVRHTFTTHQLSLLYVTPKQSTMAAVMPATPTTPMTAATTTVPLPNYQVSGVGGVAAAAPRHGASSGSSGSVGAFFGMLAAVLVLTVLSCVFGRVCAAQAQGPDESYDCTRLARWRRSAHRRRPVVPAAETKQPAAPPLPLPEP